The following nucleotide sequence is from Synechococcus sp. KORDI-52.
ATCGCCGCCAGCAGGACGGCGTCATCGACCGCATCGCGCTGCTCGGCCTGGAGGAACTGTTCGGCGTAGCGGCGGTGCAGACCCTGCTGCACGAACAGGCGAAACAGGTCGGGATCGAGATGATGCTGATTGACCATCCCCACCATGATCCGCATCACCACCGACAGGGGCTTGGCAGGTTTGTAGGGGCGATCGGCGGCTGTAAGCGCTTCGAACACGTCGGCGATCGCCATCATCCTGGCCTGCGGGGTCATCTGATCGCGGCTGAGCCCCATGGGGTACCCGGCGCCGTCCATCCGTTCATGGTGCCCCCCGGCGATCGCAGGAACCGATGCCAGATGCCTCGGCAGGTGCAGTGATTCGAGAATTCGGATGGTCTCCACGATGTGGAGGTTGATCACGGCACGTTCTTCATCGTTGAGGGTGCCGCGGCGGATGGTGAGATTGTGAAGCTCACCGTTGTTCTGCAGCAGCTCGGGAACCGGCAGGTTGAAGCGCGGATCTGAGGCGCTCGTCTTGGGACGTCCCTCGGGGCGTCCAATCCGGTGGATGGTGCGGTCGGCCAGCAGCGGTTCAGAGCAGGGCAACGGACGCGGCGGTTCGGCGTCCGCCCGTTTCTGCTCATCAATCGAGAGGCCGAGCCTGTCATCGAGGCTGCGGCTCCAGGTGCGCGCCGCAATCTGCTGGAGCCTCTCAAAATCGGCATCGTCCATCGATTCTCCGCCCTGGTTGCAGGCGGCGACGAAGGCAAAGTCTTCGTCCAGCTCCTGCAGGGATCGCTGCAGCTCTGTCCGCAGTGGCTCTTCAGGGGCTCCGCTGCAGCGCTGCCTCCAGAACTCCGTTTCCGCCTGGGCCTTGAGCAGCTCGAAGCGCATCCGCACCTCGTGGATGCGGTTGTAAATGGTCTCCAGCTTGGTGGCTTTGTCGACCACATGCTCTGGGGTGGTGATTTTGCCGCAGTCGTGCAGCCAGGCCGCAAGCCGCAGGGCTTCCCAGTCGTTTTCTGACATCTGGAAGGAGGCGAAGCTGCCCTGATCGGCGCTGCAGGCGGCTTCCGCCAGCCATTGGGTGAGCTCGGGCACCCGGGAACAGTGGGCGCCGGTGTAGGGACTTTTGGCGTCGATCGCGCCGGCCACCAGGGTGATCAGGGACGCGAAGAGATCCTTCTGGGCCTGAATCAGGCTGGCGTTCTCCAGGGCGACGGTGGCGTTTCCTGCCAGGGCCTCGCAGAAGGCGATTCGTTCCGGCTCCGGCGGCTGGGCGAAATAAAGCGAGAGCTCACCTTTGAGGTCACCATCCCGGCTGCGCAGCGGGATGGTGACCGGCTCTCGATCTGGTTTGAAGCTTTCAGGGAAGGTGACCAGTTCCGGGTCACCTTGCTGCTGTCCGGACATCCCGGCCCAGGTGAGCACGGCCCCCTCGGCAGCGCTGCTGGTCACCGCACTCTCCACCAGAAGTTCCAGTAGAGCTTGGATGTCCTGTTCTTCCGCCAGCGCTTTGGAGCTGGTCAGGAAGCGCTGAATGGTCTGGCGCATCAGCGCCAGGGTGGTGTCGAGCTCGCTGACCTCGGCAATCACCGATCGGGCCGGTGCCTCCGCGCTGAAATCGAAACGACGGATCGCCCTTGTCTGCCGGCTGAGGGCTTGTAACGGCTGGGTCACCGATCGGGTCAGCAGCCAGACCAGCGGCAGCGTTGTCAGAACTATGGCGATGGTGATCGCTTGCGCCTGGCGGACGGAGGCCATCGGCGCGGCGTAGATATCAGCCGCCGGAATCGCCAGGACCAGCAAGGAAGCTTCCTCCTTCAGGCCGATGCCCGGCAACTCCGCAATGCTCAGCAGCCAGTCACCCCCGCTGACGACTGATTCCTCAATTT
It contains:
- a CDS encoding HD domain-containing phosphohydrolase, whose amino-acid sequence is MLAGRNVPLRWILLAVFVPVVAGTGLIISSLMAQRMRAFALASSQDKLKSDVAVIRKRWGRIVDPERTLTHLEVIDGLVAAIPNPGVDVRRKVLIEGAQLFDEASHLASVDVLKTNDQFIRFHNARLLKGLALPYGTRIVVERYGPNQREPRFTLFDDKLERMAAWSPKPGQWNDDDPRERASIATARAGEQKPVLSKTDLHPVLGPLLTLGQQTPTGAVIEMSVPLAELQDLLGTLKLSEKSRLLLLDLKGGIWVTDKTSDPGQIGITLERTQDLFLQSLQPLIRNYLKRRDQDNLKDNVQIEESVVSGGDWLLSIAELPGIGLKEEASLLVLAIPAADIYAAPMASVRQAQAITIAIVLTTLPLVWLLTRSVTQPLQALSRQTRAIRRFDFSAEAPARSVIAEVSELDTTLALMRQTIQRFLTSSKALAEEQDIQALLELLVESAVTSSAAEGAVLTWAGMSGQQQGDPELVTFPESFKPDREPVTIPLRSRDGDLKGELSLYFAQPPEPERIAFCEALAGNATVALENASLIQAQKDLFASLITLVAGAIDAKSPYTGAHCSRVPELTQWLAEAACSADQGSFASFQMSENDWEALRLAAWLHDCGKITTPEHVVDKATKLETIYNRIHEVRMRFELLKAQAETEFWRQRCSGAPEEPLRTELQRSLQELDEDFAFVAACNQGGESMDDADFERLQQIAARTWSRSLDDRLGLSIDEQKRADAEPPRPLPCSEPLLADRTIHRIGRPEGRPKTSASDPRFNLPVPELLQNNGELHNLTIRRGTLNDEERAVINLHIVETIRILESLHLPRHLASVPAIAGGHHERMDGAGYPMGLSRDQMTPQARMMAIADVFEALTAADRPYKPAKPLSVVMRIMVGMVNQHHLDPDLFRLFVQQGLHRRYAEQFLQAEQRDAVDDAVLLAAINVPDQPTSIGS